The stretch of DNA gaaaacagattttcccATCACAATCTGTTGCTTACCAAATAATATTGTGAAAACACATTCCTTCAGTCATTATAAAGttcttaaaatacaaaagaaattaatttttttaagaaagtctAGTAGACCAGAGACTGTTTCTTCCAAGGTGTTTTGCAGAAGCAAGGCTATCCTTCAATACATCCCACGCCATCCTCCTCCACCCATGCTGCCTTGCCCATAGTATCCTCCACTATTTCCACTGCCACGACCTGCAAACAATTGACACAAGGTCACGTATACATaccttaaagaaagaaaaaatgggatgGGTAATGCAGAACAATGGGATGAAGGTGACAACTTGCAATACTCCAGCACTACTGCTCTTAACCAGCGTTTGCTGCAGTAGCACAATGCGTAAAGCCCCCAGAGACAGAGTTTCAAAAAACCACTGCccctctttcccttctcccagcccaaAGCCCACCACCCTTGCCCCCTCTCTGTCAGAAGACAGCCATTCACACTTTCCCCAGGACACTTAAAAGAGAACTTGTACTTACTATATCCACCCAAGCCATCAGGAGTTCCATATCCACCGCTGTAATTGCTACCCATTCCCATTCTACCAACAGAGCCGTAACCTTGATCTGCAAAGCCAAAATGCAACATTACAAGCTCAGAACTCATTGGACTTGGCAAAGCATCAGCTGAATGTGCAATTGATGCATACCCATTCCATCTCTGCCATAGCCTCCCATTCCAGAGCCACCTCCAGCAGTGGAATTCAGGAATAGTTCAATGTATCGATGCTCTGTAAGAAGCAAAAAAGCCTCAGTTTGCGTTTTGTTTCCCAGACCAGAAGCAGAGATACAAAGCAACACCCCCCTGCCTTACAGGCAGCAGACAGAAGGGCACAAACAAGCGAGTTTGCAAtgtggaaaactgggaaaaccttaagatggagctgctgctcccagccctgctagAGCCCGGCCAAGCAGCAGTCAGGGAACAGGACACTCACGCATGTGATTCTTATCCTTGGACATGGCAGCTACGGCATCCTCATGTGTTACAAACTCCACATCTGCCTCTCCTGTAGCTCTTCCATCTGCTCCAATATCAATGTGAACTCTTATAGGGTTTAATGGTGAGAAAAACTAGggaaagaacaaattaaaaaccaaatcaCATTAATGCAGAACTCAAGCCAGgtactttttttccatttccatggTTAGTGGTGCACTGCTTTAATTCAGTGTCATCCTACCACCACACAGATTCAACTACTCATTTCTCAGGTAGTACTTAGTGGTTGTGGGACATTCAACATCAGGTCAACCTATGTTTGCAACCCATTGTTACTACGCAGCCCGGAGAGCTGCAGCTACAGAGCCTGAGCTTTCTCTGAATGCAAAGATACAAACAAGTCCTGCCCACACACACTGCCCTGAGCAACACAGTCAAATGCGATGGCACCCTGGACAAGAAAATCATCATTAGTTTTCATTtggctctgcttttccagaaaaaagCAGGGACGCATTCATGGAATTCAAGAGAAGCTGCCTGTCAGTCGCACTGCTCTTCCTCACTGCTCCAGATCTAAGCCTGACTTTTGGCCCTTGCTGCCACAGAGTCTTTATCCCAAATGGAACAATCAAACTGGCACAAGAAAATACACCTCCATTTAAGTAAACTAACCCACccacaaaagcaaacaagcacGAGCTTAAGAATGGAGCTCTGCATATATAATACACAGGTGCCACTGGCAAGACAGCCTCTCTCCAAGGATGTGCTATGTTTAAACCAGGCCTTGTATcccaagaaaacattttccctgACAACAACACATCTGCACTGACACAAGAATGCATTCTCAAGATCCTGCAGATGCACCTCTACCTGCCATCCTGATCTCTTATGAGAGGGATACAGTCCTCTCCAAGCCAACAcagcctgcccaccctgcccctCCTGAAAAACTCTCAGGACGACAAACAAATATGCAAACTAAGCAATTTAAGTTCCACACCTTCTGTCATTTTCGCAAAACCAGGtaagcttaaaaaaatcctaaaggCCTTAAAATGAGGATACTGATTATTACAGCAACTGTTGTCTCTGCAATACACCTTTTATGGAAACGAAAGAGCAGAGAGTGCAGGGATTAATGTTAAATATAGCTTTGCTGACTTCCCTGGTAATCCCACCTCAGACAGTAGCTTTACAAAAGCTCGTTAACTTCGTGCAGATGTAGCAGTGACTTGTTTTGAGAAGGCTCCCCGAGTTTGGACTGGGACAGATGGGGACATGCACACTGCTGGCATGAGGAAGCCCTTTCCCCCGTGGTACTTACGTTAGCAATATCGTTTTCCGTGGCTCGGAAAGGCAGCCCTCTCATGTGAACAAAATGACCGCCACCATGGAACCCCGACCCTGCATCTCCAGCTCCATAGCCATGTCCTCCCATGCCTATtggaaaacccaaaccaaaaaaacccacacacctCTAAGATCATGAAAAGCCAAAAGTCATCACTACTCTTTTTGTGAAAGCACTAAATTATACCAGTGAATGCATGGTGTTTACACTTCCCGTGTATCAACCCAAACCTTAACCAGAAGCCATGCTAAGCAATCTATTTACCTTTTCTTATGATtccccaatcccctcccctTTTTTAAACAGCCTTCTTTACCACACAGCAGAATGAAGCTATTATCTCTGCCTTGGAAATACTGTGTCTTGCAACTCAAGTTTAACAGGAAAACCTTTTTAGACAAactattaatttcttttaccTCTCCCATCCCTCATTCTGTCGTCATAGCCGTCGTTTCCGTAGCCATAGTTATTATAGCCACCATAATCATCAAAGCCACCATATCCTGTGCAgtggagagaaggaaaggagtgATTACGTTACCGCTCAGAATGCACAGAGCAATGCACACACAACACTCAATTCTGCAGTCTTTGGGCAACCAGCCTCTGCCGACTGTCAAACCTGGATTTCTGAACATGGTGCAAAAgtacatttcttttcatgtaaCACAGACTGAAACATGCAAATGGAAAGAGTTGATTCTAATGAAAATAGCTCCCTTATTACTAATGTTCATCTTAAATACTCAGCCACACATTTCGATATTTTAcaagttttttttcagataaatacATCCAGCCTAATGGCATTACAGCTACTGCCATTTCTTATTTCTTGACAAGTATGTCAGAAACATGAAACTGCCAAGAGAACCTGTGTTCATTAGATGAACATACCACCGTCATATCCACCACCTCCTCGACGCATTCTGTCATACATACTTCCACGCCCAGCTCCATAATAACCCCCTCTTCCTCCTAATGGTCTATCATATGGTCCAGGTCGCTGTTGTCCCATCATTCTTCTTGGCATGTCAGAGAATCCTCTGATTTCGCTCTTACTACTTTTGAAGATTTCAATGTATCTAATAAAAGAGGATTTTCAAGGTACTAGTAAGAACACAGGCAGAAGCAGTTTGAATTTTACAAAAGGCCATACTACATTTTCTAGAGCTAAATGTACAAGCCAATAGCAGTGACTAGAAATACCATACAACTTAAGTTTCTCCTCAAAACTGTAAGAATCTtaagtgtatttaaaaaaacaccccactTTAGAGTGGCAAAAATTATTATGTGAAAATTCTAGCTGTACAAATTAAGCTTAAAACATGTCTTTCCAGTATGAGAAACATACTGTTGAAAAACAATGTCTGGCTATAGCAGCATTTATCACAAATTACCCTGCACAAGCATGATTGAAACAATTTTCTGAGTTTAGCAAACTACCCAGTGCAATACTgtctcccccaccccccaaatcTACTGTATTTCCCAAGTTAACTTAGGATCAGTtataaaaattcttaaaaacaGCCAATTCCCCAATggtccccaaccccccaaaaGCATTACTGACCcacaacccccaaaaaataaagatttaacaCCATCCCAAACTCTCCATCCCCACCTGTGCCCTATTCTTTCCTTGTGTTTCCCCAGAGCATTTTCTGCTATCTCCTTTGAAGCAAACTGCACGAAGGCCTCCCCTGTGCTTCTCCCCTGGTAGTCCAGCGTCAATGTTATCCCATTTGGCACGATTTCCAACCCTTTAACCCAAGGACAAATAACCCCGTCAAGGGGAACAGTGTTAAAGGCTGAAACATTCCCATCTGTAGCAAATACTTAAAGCATATCTAAACAACAACAAcgaaaaataaaaccaccttGTTTCCCCCATCACCCAACAATACAAGCCCATGATCTTTCATTAAACATTTATGGATTTAGCCGTTACTTCTTTTCTGTTTAGACTATACAAAAATGCAACCACCTCAGTTACACAAAGGAAATATAGCTACCAATCAAGCAATTTAACTGATCCAAATGCTAACATTCAGGTTACCCCAATATACAAGGTATGTTTCCCACCTCGACAAAATCAGGTACATTTTGCGTTCTACTATAGCTACGGTTATCTGTGCTTCATTTACAGGGCATAAATCTTCATTAAGATAAACTAATTTTACACAATCCCTCCCCATCCACCCCATTAACAGCTATTAAACATGTACAGAACATTGTGtaaaagatacaaaaaaatctctaaagAAACCCACTACACTTCGACTGTACTGGAGGTACCTTGGAAAAACTGAACAATCTCTTCTTTACTGCAACCAAATGGCAGGCCTCGGAGTCGTACCACTGTTCCGTCATTGGTTGTATCATTGGGCCCATTGTGTTTTCCGCTCCAGTCCATCTTTTATTTAACTTaaatcctaaaaaaacccccaacaaaacacaaataaaaaccccCCCTGAGCTTCCGTCCATGCCCAAGTCCCGCCCTCAAAAAGAAACCTGTtaagattttgtttatttagatAACACGGTGGATCATGAGCTTTATTTCTGTTCCGGATTTGAAACTGGGCAGCTCAATACATGGCAGCGGGATTTAACCCCCGCCactggggtgctgctggagcaccgCGTGGACGGCGGGCAGCACGTGGGCAGGCACGGCACATAAAGCCAGGCATTTACTCGGAGTACACTTCACATCCGCTCCGTAAAGCtttgtggcttttgttttcttcggtcgtttttttttttttttccctcgaAGCGTAACAGTtgaggaaggggctggagccacAAGGCCTTCCTTTGTCTGCCCTCagccgggggcggcggggccgtgcgCGTGTGGCTGGGGCGTGTGCAGGGGGGCACCACCACCGTCCCACAAAGGGAGCCGCCATCGCCGCCTCCTCAGGCGCGGAGCCACCGCGATCCCGCCTCCCGCCGTCCTCCCGAGACCGCGGCCCTGACCCCCCGCCTGCTCCCCGCCGCCATTTACCGCGCCTCCCCGAAGCGTCCGCCACTCGcctgccccgctccccccgcaCCCCTCGCCGCGTCCCGCTGCCCACCTCTAGCCTCGGAGGTGCTGTGCCGCGCCGCCCGGCCCGTGCCCCCTCACCGCCCCAGGATCGCCCGCCCGCCGCTctcccggggccgccgccgccgccctcgGCTCCACCGCTCAAAATGGCGGCCGCGATCGGGAACGAGGCTCCGCACCGcctccccctcccccgcccACGGGCGCGCGCCGGGCCCGACCCGGCGCCGGCCGGGCCCCGAGCCCGCGCGCCGTCGGCACCCTCCGCCCGCCGGACCCCCCCCCGggcgggccccgccgccgccgccgctcgcccggcccgcccgcccTCTCCTCCGCTCACCGCGAGCCTCTCGCGCACCCCTGGCCGTGCCCCGGCAGCCGCTCGCACCGGGCAGGACGCGCCTCCTCGCTCGCTGCCGAGCCGTCCGGCGGGCTCACACCTGCGCAGCGCCCACGGGCAGCGGAGCGTCCGGGCCGCGCGACTATCGCGATACCCGCGCCGCGCGCCGCCTCACACCCGCCTGGGCGGCTCCCGCGCACGCGCGActcggggaggggagggggggggtggCGGGAGGGAGCGACGGCGCATGCGGGGTAGGGGAGGGGGCGTCCCGCCTGTGCCTGCCGCCGCCTCCTCTGCTGAGGGGCCGCGCGCGCCTTCCTGGCCTCGGGcacgcggccgccgccgctcgtTTTGGCGCCAAGCGGGAGCGAGCGTGGCCCGCGGCGCGCGCGTGCCCGGCCATCGCCTCACGGCGCCGTCGCCTCGCGCCCGCGCTGatgccggtgccggtgccggtgtgGCTGTGCGGTCGTGCTCGGGAGCGCGTGTCTCGCTCGGCGTGTCCCTCTGCCTCGGCGCCGCTGTGGCACGGagcgaggaggaggaaggttGCCCGGTGCGGGCGCATGTGATGGCTGCTGCCCACGTCTTCTCAGCAAACCTGCCGAGGCGGGCAGGATCCCGCCTCCCGCAGTGCGGGGCACACCGGGCCGGGCGCTGTGGTGGAGGGGCGCGCTGAGGCGTTCAGGTAGCGAGGGAGGttgaaatgtgtgttttaattaaaaacattaaaaaaagggaaaaaaaaaaatcagcgCAGAGCGCCAGGGATGTTAGGAAGGAGCCTCAGTCGTGTCGGCGCTGGGAAGTGACGGGATGGGGCCGCTGGCTCCGCCTGCCGTCAGGAAAGCGTTAACTTGGAGCTGTGCTGCCGGCTGGGGTAACACAGGTCAGAGCGaacctggcacagcacagcccgCAGCTAAACAGGTGCACGCGACAATGCAGATTCCAGTTTTTACAGTTGATGCATTTACAAACCGAGCATTTTCTGGAAATCCTGCGGCAGTTTGTCTACTTGAAAATgtaagttaaagaaaaaaaacccatctgtgTTTTGAGGTACTGCAATGGCATTTGCCATTCTGTACTTGGCCTGAGCACTCAGCACTGCATTAGACTTTGCTTTCTTTACTCGagacttctgttttccagactTGTTTGCTGTGGCACAAGAATACAGAGAAATTAGCACAGGGgtgctcttttttccccatcaaaACGATGCCATACAAGACAACGTCTGAATTTTCTGTGggctgctaaaaatattttgttaaggAATAGATTGGATTTATATTGAGTTAAGAGAGATGGCTTCATTTCTTCAAGAATAATTCAGCATAAAAATTCTGAAGAATTAAGAAGGATTCAGAGTGAAATCTGAAAAGTAATGCTGTAAAACAGAATCAGTACTCGGTAGAAAGGGGTTTGGTTTTGGCGtgggttttctcccttttttccttgaatttttcctctttccctggaaagaaaaagagcgGGTATAGACCTGGATGTGAGTCTTTCACCATTAGGGTGTTGGGTTCAGCTTTAGCCAAGTTTAAACAACCAGTTTTCATTGCTTCAATGT from Vidua chalybeata isolate OUT-0048 chromosome 8, bVidCha1 merged haplotype, whole genome shotgun sequence encodes:
- the HNRNPH3 gene encoding heterogeneous nuclear ribonucleoprotein H3 isoform X1, with the translated sequence MDWSGKHNGPNDTTNDGTVVRLRGLPFGCSKEEIVQFFQGLEIVPNGITLTLDYQGRSTGEAFVQFASKEIAENALGKHKERIGHRYIEIFKSSKSEIRGFSDMPRRMMGQQRPGPYDRPLGGRGGYYGAGRGSMYDRMRRGGGGYDGGYGGFDDYGGYNNYGYGNDGYDDRMRDGRGMGGHGYGAGDAGSGFHGGGHFVHMRGLPFRATENDIANFFSPLNPIRVHIDIGADGRATGEADVEFVTHEDAVAAMSKDKNHMQHRYIELFLNSTAGGGSGMGGYGRDGMDQGYGSVGRMGMGSNYSGGYGTPDGLGGYSRGSGNSGGYYGQGSMGGGGWRGMY
- the HNRNPH3 gene encoding heterogeneous nuclear ribonucleoprotein H3 isoform X3: MPRRMMGQQRPGPYDRPLGGRGGYYGAGRGSMYDRMRRGGGGYDGGYGGFDDYGGYNNYGYGNDGYDDRMRDGRGMGGHGYGAGDAGSGFHGGGHFVHMRGLPFRATENDIANFFSPLNPIRVHIDIGADGRATGEADVEFVTHEDAVAAMSKDKNHMQHRYIELFLNSTAGGGSGMGGYGRDGMDQGYGSVGRMGMGSNYSGGYGTPDGLGGYSRGSGNSGGYYGQGSMGGGGWRGMY
- the HNRNPH3 gene encoding heterogeneous nuclear ribonucleoprotein H3 isoform X2, whose amino-acid sequence is MDWSGKHNGPNDTTNDGTVVRLRGLPFGCSKEEIVQFFQGLEIVPNGITLTLDYQGRSTGEAFVQFASKEIAENALGKHKERIGHRYIEIFKSSKSEIRGFSDMPRRMMGQQRPGPYDRPLGGRGGYYGAGRGRYGGFDDYGGYNNYGYGNDGYDDRMRDGRGMGGHGYGAGDAGSGFHGGGHFVHMRGLPFRATENDIANFFSPLNPIRVHIDIGADGRATGEADVEFVTHEDAVAAMSKDKNHMQHRYIELFLNSTAGGGSGMGGYGRDGMDQGYGSVGRMGMGSNYSGGYGTPDGLGGYSRGSGNSGGYYGQGSMGGGGWRGMY